In one Diabrotica virgifera virgifera chromosome 7, PGI_DIABVI_V3a genomic region, the following are encoded:
- the LOC114325237 gene encoding terpene synthase produces MSESSAKPTLPYSKSNAKEQDKKLLEPFEYILQVPGKNIRSKLAGAFNYWLCIPDEILTQISDIVQILHNSSLLMDDIQDNSILRRGIPVAHSIYGVASTINSANYTSFIALERVTDLNHPEAISIAIEQILELYRGQGMEIYWRDNFTCPTEDEYRQMVIRKTGGLFMLAIRLMQLFSKNKQDFTKITGILGLLFQIRDDYINLISKEFMLHKSYCEDLTEGKFSFPIIHAIRSQPNDQQVIHILRQRTKETEVKKYCVSLLEKYGSFEYTRQTLQELQNDAREEIKKLGGNPYMEEFVASLAKM; encoded by the exons ATGTCAGAATCTTCGGCTAAACCCACTTTACCGTACAGCAAATCTAATGCTAAAGAACAAGATAAG AAATTGTTGGAACCCTTTGAGTATATACTTCAAGTCCCTGGCAAAAATATTAGATCTAAACTTGCTGGTGCTTTTAATTATTGGTTATGTATTCCTGATGAAATCTTAACACAAATCAGTGACATTGTTCAAATCCTACACAATTCTAGTCTCTT GATGGATGACATTCAAGATAATTCTATATTACGGAGAGGTATTCCTGTAGCCCATTCAATCTATGGAGTAGCTAGTACAATTAACAGTGCGAATTATACATCTTTTATTGCGTTAGAGCGAGTAACTGACTTAAACCATCCTGAA GCAATATCTATTGCTATAGAGCAAATTTTGGAGCTTTATAGAGGCCAAGGAATGGAAATTTATTGGAGAGATAATTTTACATGTCCAACAGAAGATGAATATAGGCAAATGGTTATTAGAA AGACTGGTGGACTGTTTATGTTAGCTATAAGACTGATGCAGCTGTTCAGTAAAAACAAACAAGATTTCACAAAAATTACTGGTATTTTAGGATTGCTGTTTCAAATTAGAGATGATTATATTAATTTGATATCTAAGGAG TTTATGCTGCATAAAAGCTACTGTGAAGATTTAACTGAAGGTAAATTCAGCTTTCCAATAATACACGCTATTCGTAGTCAGCCCAATGACCAGCAAGTAATTC ATATTCTGCGCCAAAGAACGAAAGAAACCGAAGTGAAAAAATACTGTGTATCGCTATTGGAAAAATACGGCAGTTTCGAATATACTCGACAAACTCTACAAGAATTACAGAACGACGCCAGAGAGGAAATAAAGAAACTCGGGGGCAACCCGTACATGGAAGAATTTGTAGCGTCGCTAGCTAAAATGTGA
- the LOC114325234 gene encoding multivesicular body subunit 12B: MLKSSVQHKILNYLPDDRPITAIQIIENLDKCPRGFFAINKTYDQDSDADLRESSIFKSSSARYLCLSKTEGLPNFVVQEILVLADKANPPKGFSLLNKTADSEQKAWKKKQICYRLVNRKDIKTAVTDIIICSRLKKAPSGFSFAGELNGVTLCYKMGNVQDSQANTNDQFPPERPPKPNVIPTGAPVYPPLSNTDHDYEILRPGAYPSVLPGGPGGPTRPAPKPPAPVQHQNSTHTMSGTSQIGLDGVPFIVNPKFLTTSNQDRVQFPRIKARTMQQLIKDYSYPFTVERQT; encoded by the exons ATTATAGAAAATTTAGATAAGTGTCCGAGAGGGTTTTTTGCTATCAACAAAACCTACGATCAAGACTCTGATGCTGACTTAAGAGAGAGCTCAATTTTTAAAAGTAGTTCTGCACGATATCTGTGTTTATCGAAAACTGAAG GTTTGCCAAATTTTGTGGTGCAGGAAATACTAGTTCTTGCTGACAAGGCAAATCCCCCGAAAGGTTTCAGCCTATTGAACAAAACTGCCGACAGTGAACAAAAAGCTTGGAAAAAGAAACAGATTTGTTATAGATTAGTAAATAGAAAAGACATAAAGACTGCCGTTACAGACATTATTATTTGTAGTAGATTGAAAAAGGCGCCGTCTGGATTTTCATTCGCAGG CGAATTAAACGGAGTGACACTTTGCTACAAGATGGGTAATGTTCAAGACTCGCAAGCGAACACAAACGACCAATTTCCCCCAGAACGACCACCGAAACCAAATGTAATACCTACAGGAGCGCCAGTTTATCCACCCTTATCAAATACAGATCACGATTATGAAATTTTACGTCCAGGGGCGTATCCATCAGTTCTTCCAGGAG GTCCTGGGGGACCCACGAGACCTGCCCCTAAACCACCAGCTCCGGTACAACATCAGAATTCGACACACACGATGAGTGGGACTTCTCAAATCGGCCTCGATGGGGTGCCATTTATAGTTAATCCTAAATTTTTGACTACGAGTAACCAAGATAGG GTGCAGTTTCCTAGAATAAAGGCGCGAACGATGCAGCAACTTATCAAAGATTACAGCTACCCTTTCACAGTGGAAAGACAAACTTAG